A portion of the Patescibacteria group bacterium genome contains these proteins:
- a CDS encoding C2H2-type zinc finger protein encodes MAEISNDPALQCKRCGENFTEIEHLTRHVRQKTPCDPAPLSLEVDHSSKPEKINKCQECGKVYSTRGNLHRHIRTTCKFKKFDRLGDATRKAETFNKLLHVANELIGETKVVDICTEALISNISSQMVVSGLSKIQDSNPQTNYNIVNAAIQNNVVQNNTVQTIQNNIVQNNVVQNNIVQNNIVIIPWDSDSPITITAEDITAAFADNAKLQDYMQLHDYERTDMKVAPPYVAEMYVDLIRKVHQNPAAQNIYLNPKRSDQVLVYHSTGQWKILCLSDASARLLSGVHDSMGKIVLSADGLAQIPPDTLNAASIARMMYNAEPEEYAKLVKAPLVAHLANNASSAGK; translated from the coding sequence ATGGCCGAGATATCAAATGACCCTGCTTTGCAGTGTAAGCGGTGTGGGGAGAATTTCACCGAAATCGAACACTTGACACGACATGTCAGACAAAAAACACCATGTGACCCCGCCCCACTCTCATTGGAAGTCGATCATTCATCGAAGCCCGAGAAAATTAACAAATGTCAAGAATGTGGCAAAGTGTATTCCACTCGCGGCAACCTTCATCGGCATATCAGAACAACGTGCAAATTCAAGAAATTTGACAGGCTGGGAGACGCTACCAGAAAGGCAGAAACATTTAACAAACTATTACATGTTGCTAACGAGCTCATTGGAGAAACTAAAGTAGTTGACATATGCACCGAGGCATTAATATCAAATATATCATCGCAAATGGTGGTGAGTGGTCTTTCTAAGATTCAAGATAGTAACCCACAAACTAATTACAATATTGTCAATGCCGCCATACAAAACAATGTCGTACAAAACAATACCGTACAAACTATACAAAACAATATCGTGCAAAACAATGTGGTACAAAACAATATCGTGCAAAACAACATTGTAATCATTCCATGGGACAGTGACTCGCCTATTACGATAACCGCAGAAGATATCACAGCTGCGTTTGCTGACAATGCTAAACTACAAGACTACATGCAACTTCATGATTACGAACGAACTGACATGAAGGTTGCGCCGCCGTACGTGGCGGAGATGTACGTGGATTTGATTCGCAAAGTTCACCAAAACCCTGCCGCTCAGAACATTTATCTGAACCCCAAACGTTCCGATCAAGTTCTTGTCTATCATTCAACAGGGCAATGGAAAATATTATGTCTGAGTGATGCTTCCGCTCGTTTGCTCAGTGGCGTACACGATTCTATGGGTAAAATAGTATTAAGCGCCGATGGATTGGCTCAGATTCCACCCGATACCCTAAACGCCGCTTCGATTGCGAGAATGATGTACAATGCGGAGCCGGAAGAGTATGCAAAATTGGTTAAAGCTCCCCTTGTGGCGCATCTGGCCAACAATGCCAGCTCTGCCGGCAAGTGA